The proteins below are encoded in one region of Belonocnema kinseyi isolate 2016_QV_RU_SX_M_011 chromosome 5, B_treatae_v1, whole genome shotgun sequence:
- the LOC117172512 gene encoding NADH-cytochrome b5 reductase 3 isoform X2: MTSSRSLAVPVLAAVGTIVIIGIGVKLYLSFVPGKNKKKILLEDPVVKYTLPLIKKDIISHDTRRFRFGLPTPEHVLGLPIGQHVHLTAKINDEVVIRAYTPVSSDDDKGYVDLVVKVYFKNVHPKFPNGGKLSQHLDNLAISDTIDFRGPSGRLIYQGQGKFAIKLLRKDPPVVYEVKKVVMLAGGTGITPMLQLVRAMIKDSKDETQASLLFANQTEKDILLREELEEIAKKHPDRFKLWFTLDTSSEGWAYSTGHISADMISEHMFPPSPDTIVLMCGPPPMINYACTPNLDKLGYDPKLRFAY, translated from the exons ATGACAAGTTCAAGATCTTTG gctgTGCCAGTTTTGGCAGCGGTGGGGACAATAGTTATAATAGGAATAGGAGTAAAGCTCTACCTCTCATTCGTACCTggtaaaaataagaagaaaatactTTTGGAAGACCCGGTAGTCAAGTACACTCTTCCTCTGATAAAAAAGGACATTATCAGCCATGATACGAGGCGATTTCGATTTGGCCTTCCAACCCCAGAACACGTTCTGGGCCTTCCTATCGGCCAGCATGTGCATTTAACTGCGAAAATCAACGATGAAGTTGTCATTCGGGCTTACACTCCAGTATCTAGTGATGACGATAAAGGATATGTTGATTTAGTTGTTAAA GTTTACTTCAAGAATGTCCATCCAAAGTTCCCAAATGGGGGTAAACTGTCACAGCATTTAGATAATTTGGCTATTTCAGACACGATCGATTTTAGAGGACCTTCCGGTCGTCTTATTTACCAAGGACAgggtaaatttgcaattaaactgCTAAGGAAGGATCCACCTGTAGTGTACGAAGTTAAAAAG GTCGTGATGCTGGCCGGAGGAACAGGAATAACGCCCATGTTGCAGTTGGTTCGGGCAATGATAAAGGACTCTAAGGATGAAACGCAAGCTTCTCTTCTTTTCGCGAACCAAACTGAAAAAGACATCCTTCTGAGAGAGGAACTAGAGGAAATAGCAAAGAAGCATCCGGATAGGTTCAAGCTCTGGTTCACCCTCGACACTAGCAGTGAGGGTTGGGCTTATAGCACAGGCCATATTAGCGCAGACATGATTTCCGAACACATGTTCCCACCTTCTCCAGACACGATCGTCTTGATGTGCGGCCCACCGCCAATGATCAATTATGCTTGCACGCCCAACCTCGATAAACTCGGATACGATCCTAAACTGCGCTTCGCGTACTGA
- the LOC117172512 gene encoding NADH-cytochrome b5 reductase 3 isoform X1, whose product MTKSQSLDFGGHFEAVPVLAAVGTIVIIGIGVKLYLSFVPGKNKKKILLEDPVVKYTLPLIKKDIISHDTRRFRFGLPTPEHVLGLPIGQHVHLTAKINDEVVIRAYTPVSSDDDKGYVDLVVKVYFKNVHPKFPNGGKLSQHLDNLAISDTIDFRGPSGRLIYQGQGKFAIKLLRKDPPVVYEVKKVVMLAGGTGITPMLQLVRAMIKDSKDETQASLLFANQTEKDILLREELEEIAKKHPDRFKLWFTLDTSSEGWAYSTGHISADMISEHMFPPSPDTIVLMCGPPPMINYACTPNLDKLGYDPKLRFAY is encoded by the exons atgactAAAAGTCAGTCATTGGATTTTGGGGGCCATTTTGAG gctgTGCCAGTTTTGGCAGCGGTGGGGACAATAGTTATAATAGGAATAGGAGTAAAGCTCTACCTCTCATTCGTACCTggtaaaaataagaagaaaatactTTTGGAAGACCCGGTAGTCAAGTACACTCTTCCTCTGATAAAAAAGGACATTATCAGCCATGATACGAGGCGATTTCGATTTGGCCTTCCAACCCCAGAACACGTTCTGGGCCTTCCTATCGGCCAGCATGTGCATTTAACTGCGAAAATCAACGATGAAGTTGTCATTCGGGCTTACACTCCAGTATCTAGTGATGACGATAAAGGATATGTTGATTTAGTTGTTAAA GTTTACTTCAAGAATGTCCATCCAAAGTTCCCAAATGGGGGTAAACTGTCACAGCATTTAGATAATTTGGCTATTTCAGACACGATCGATTTTAGAGGACCTTCCGGTCGTCTTATTTACCAAGGACAgggtaaatttgcaattaaactgCTAAGGAAGGATCCACCTGTAGTGTACGAAGTTAAAAAG GTCGTGATGCTGGCCGGAGGAACAGGAATAACGCCCATGTTGCAGTTGGTTCGGGCAATGATAAAGGACTCTAAGGATGAAACGCAAGCTTCTCTTCTTTTCGCGAACCAAACTGAAAAAGACATCCTTCTGAGAGAGGAACTAGAGGAAATAGCAAAGAAGCATCCGGATAGGTTCAAGCTCTGGTTCACCCTCGACACTAGCAGTGAGGGTTGGGCTTATAGCACAGGCCATATTAGCGCAGACATGATTTCCGAACACATGTTCCCACCTTCTCCAGACACGATCGTCTTGATGTGCGGCCCACCGCCAATGATCAATTATGCTTGCACGCCCAACCTCGATAAACTCGGATACGATCCTAAACTGCGCTTCGCGTACTGA